The Deltaproteobacteria bacterium GWC2_65_14 genome includes a window with the following:
- a CDS encoding phosphate ABC transporter substrate-binding protein PstS, translated as MRIAFLFKLATAAVALIVLAGGCAKESGKGSLTITGAGATFPYPLYSKWFYEYSNAQPGVNFNYQSIGSGGGIRQIIEGTVDFGATDAPMTDEEMSRLPGPVLHIPTAIGAVAVVYNLGEAGSGLKLSPAVLADIFLGKIPKWNDPRIVALNAGMKLPALDVVVAHRSDGSGTTDIFTNYLGTVSAGWKAKVGRGKSVQWPAGLGGKGNEGVAGIVKQTPGAVGYVELAYAMQSRMTAAALRNREGAYVLPTLESTSAAAXXXARKMPADFRVSLVDAAGRGSYPICGLTWILLYKDQKNEAKGRALVSFLRWALQDGQKMNAPLLYAPIPREVANQVDEALEGIRYPVGTRTY; from the coding sequence ATGAGAATCGCGTTCCTGTTCAAACTCGCCACGGCGGCGGTCGCCCTGATCGTCCTGGCCGGCGGATGCGCGAAGGAGTCCGGAAAGGGCTCCCTGACGATCACCGGGGCGGGGGCCACCTTCCCCTACCCGCTCTACTCCAAATGGTTCTACGAGTATTCCAACGCCCAGCCGGGGGTGAACTTCAACTACCAGTCGATCGGTTCGGGGGGCGGCATCCGGCAGATCATCGAGGGGACGGTGGACTTCGGCGCCACCGACGCCCCCATGACGGACGAGGAAATGTCCAGGCTCCCCGGACCGGTCCTCCACATCCCCACGGCGATCGGGGCGGTCGCGGTCGTCTACAACCTCGGCGAGGCGGGAAGCGGGCTCAAGCTTTCCCCGGCCGTCCTGGCCGACATCTTCCTCGGGAAGATCCCGAAGTGGAACGACCCCCGGATCGTCGCCTTGAACGCCGGGATGAAGCTTCCCGCGCTGGACGTCGTGGTCGCCCACCGGTCGGACGGGTCGGGGACCACCGACATCTTCACGAACTACCTCGGCACGGTCAGCGCCGGCTGGAAGGCGAAGGTCGGCCGCGGGAAATCGGTCCAGTGGCCGGCGGGGCTGGGAGGAAAGGGGAACGAAGGGGTCGCGGGAATCGTGAAGCAGACCCCCGGCGCCGTCGGGTACGTGGAGCTCGCCTACGCGATGCAGAGCCGGATGACGGCGGCGGCACTGAGGAACCGGGAGGGTGCATACGTCCTTCCGACCCTCGAGTCCACCTCCGCCGCGGCGGNNNNNNNTGCCCGGAAGATGCCCGCCGATTTCCGCGTGTCGCTGGTCGACGCCGCCGGCCGCGGTTCCTACCCGATCTGCGGGCTAACCTGGATCCTCCTGTACAAGGACCAGAAGAACGAGGCCAAGGGAAGGGCGCTCGTCTCCTTCCTCCGGTGGGCCCTGCAGGACGGGCAGAAGATGAACGCCCCCCTGCTCTACGCGCCGATCCCCAGGGAGGTGGCGAACCAGGTGGACGAGGCGCTGGAGGGGATCCGATACCCCGTAGGAACCAGGACGTACTGA
- a CDS encoding phosphate ABC transporter permease subunit PstC, producing MKTAAGQNRKDILFEKTTALFAFGVLFLTLLLFALLVRESLPSIRKFGTAFLTGRTWDPVLEEFGALPFLYGTVVSSFLALLIAVPLGVGAAIFINEFAPPWLRRPVSFLAELLAAIPSVIYGLWGIFVLIPVLRDWFMKPAAHALGWIPLFRGPVYGPSLLAAGFLLSIMIVPFILSVSREVLATVPRMQKEAVLSLGGTHWEMIRIVIGQHCLPGIFGAAVLGLGRALGETMAVTMVIGNRPEILLSFFQPGYSMAAVIANEFTEATGKLYLSALVEIGLVLFLFTLLVNLAAKGILRKMVARASRGL from the coding sequence ATGAAGACGGCGGCCGGACAGAACCGGAAGGACATCCTCTTCGAGAAGACGACCGCGCTGTTCGCGTTCGGGGTCCTCTTCCTCACCCTCCTTCTCTTCGCCCTTCTGGTGAGGGAGTCGCTCCCCTCGATCCGGAAGTTCGGCACCGCCTTCCTCACGGGGAGGACGTGGGACCCCGTTCTCGAGGAGTTCGGCGCGCTCCCGTTCCTGTACGGGACCGTCGTCTCCTCCTTTCTCGCCCTCCTCATCGCCGTGCCGCTGGGCGTCGGGGCGGCCATCTTCATCAACGAGTTCGCCCCCCCGTGGCTCCGGCGGCCGGTCTCCTTCCTCGCGGAGCTTCTGGCGGCCATCCCGAGCGTCATCTACGGCCTGTGGGGGATCTTCGTCCTGATCCCGGTCCTGAGGGACTGGTTCATGAAGCCCGCCGCGCACGCCCTGGGGTGGATCCCCCTCTTCCGGGGCCCGGTCTACGGACCGAGCCTGCTCGCCGCGGGGTTCCTGCTCTCGATCATGATCGTCCCCTTCATCCTCTCCGTCAGCCGGGAGGTGCTCGCCACCGTCCCGCGGATGCAGAAGGAGGCGGTCCTCTCCCTGGGGGGCACGCACTGGGAGATGATCCGGATCGTCATCGGCCAGCACTGCCTCCCGGGAATCTTCGGGGCGGCCGTCCTGGGGCTGGGGAGGGCTCTCGGGGAGACGATGGCGGTGACGATGGTCATCGGCAACCGCCCCGAGATCCTCCTCTCCTTCTTCCAGCCGGGCTACTCCATGGCGGCGGTGATCGCCAACGAGTTCACGGAGGCCACGGGGAAGCTGTACCTGTCCGCGCTGGTCGAGATCGGCCTCGTGCTGTTCCTGTTCACCCTCCTGGTCAACCTGGCGGCGAAGGGGATCCTCCGGAAGATGGTCGCCCGCGCCTCGAGGGGGCTCTAG
- a CDS encoding phosphate ABC transporter, permease protein PstA, whose protein sequence is MKALFALAAMLVVLPLFLIFFDLLWKGSRELTWTLLTDLPRPVGEPGGGIANGILGTLTVAGLAMSGGIPLAVMTGIYLAEYGRGAFASSVRFAVDLLNGVPSIILGIFGYVLWVLPMKRFSAWAGACALAMIFIPVVVRTTEEMLRTVPASVREAALALGIERWKTTLFITVRTAAAGILTGILLAMARIVGETAPLLFTALGNQFWQEGLDQPIAAIPLQIFHYAISPYDDWHAKAWAGAVVLIGMVFLLSLGARLLVRERK, encoded by the coding sequence ATGAAGGCGCTGTTCGCCCTGGCGGCCATGCTCGTGGTCCTGCCGCTCTTCCTGATCTTCTTCGACCTCCTCTGGAAGGGGTCGCGGGAGCTCACCTGGACTCTGCTGACCGACCTGCCCCGCCCCGTCGGGGAACCGGGCGGCGGCATCGCGAACGGGATCCTCGGGACGCTGACGGTGGCGGGGCTCGCGATGTCGGGCGGGATCCCGCTGGCGGTCATGACCGGGATCTACCTGGCCGAGTACGGCCGGGGGGCGTTCGCCTCCTCCGTGCGCTTCGCGGTCGACCTGCTGAACGGGGTCCCCTCCATCATCCTGGGGATCTTCGGGTACGTCCTCTGGGTCCTCCCGATGAAGCGGTTCTCCGCCTGGGCGGGGGCCTGCGCGCTCGCGATGATCTTCATCCCGGTCGTCGTGCGCACGACGGAGGAGATGCTCCGCACGGTCCCCGCCTCCGTCCGGGAGGCGGCGCTGGCGCTGGGGATCGAGCGCTGGAAGACGACCCTGTTCATCACCGTGCGCACGGCCGCCGCGGGGATCCTGACCGGAATCCTGCTGGCGATGGCGCGGATCGTCGGAGAAACGGCGCCGCTGCTCTTCACGGCGCTCGGAAACCAGTTCTGGCAGGAAGGGCTGGACCAGCCGATCGCTGCGATCCCGCTCCAGATCTTCCACTACGCGATCTCGCCCTACGACGACTGGCACGCCAAGGCGTGGGCCGGCGCGGTGGTCCTCATCGGGATGGTCTTCCTGCTGAGCCTCGGCGCCAGGCTTCTCGTCCGGGAGAGGAAATAA
- a CDS encoding phosphate ABC transporter ATP-binding protein yields MDNAIEVRDLSAWFGDHQVLKRITMGIQQHSVTSVMGPSGCGKSTFIRCLNRMHDLTPGFRLEGEVVFDGRNIYSEKIDPVLLRRKVGMVFQQPNPFPRMSVYENVSVGLKFNGKRRSRAEIAEAVEKSLRMAALWDELKDHLDRAGSSLSGGQQQRLCIARALAVEPEVLLMDEPCSALDPVSTAKIEDLIEDLCEKYTIVVVTHNMQQAARISDFVAFFLLGDLIEMDKSAKMFTNPSDKRTEEYITGRFG; encoded by the coding sequence ATGGACAACGCCATCGAGGTGAGGGACCTGTCCGCCTGGTTCGGCGATCACCAGGTCCTCAAGCGGATCACCATGGGCATCCAGCAGCACTCGGTCACGTCGGTGATGGGACCGTCGGGGTGCGGCAAGAGCACCTTCATCCGGTGCCTGAACCGGATGCACGACCTGACGCCCGGATTCCGCCTGGAGGGGGAGGTCGTCTTCGACGGCAGGAACATCTACTCGGAGAAGATCGACCCCGTGCTCCTGCGCCGGAAGGTCGGGATGGTCTTCCAGCAGCCCAACCCCTTCCCGAGGATGTCGGTCTATGAAAACGTCTCCGTCGGGCTCAAGTTCAACGGGAAGAGGCGGTCCCGCGCCGAGATCGCCGAGGCGGTCGAGAAATCGCTGCGGATGGCGGCGCTCTGGGACGAACTGAAGGACCATCTGGACCGGGCCGGCTCCTCCCTGTCGGGAGGGCAGCAGCAGCGGCTCTGCATCGCCCGCGCGCTGGCGGTCGAGCCGGAGGTGCTGCTGATGGACGAGCCCTGCTCCGCCCTCGACCCGGTTTCCACGGCCAAGATCGAGGACCTGATCGAGGACCTCTGCGAGAAATACACGATCGTGGTCGTGACCCACAACATGCAGCAGGCGGCCCGGATCTCCGACTTCGTGGCCTTCTTCCTGCTCGGCGATTTGATCGAAATGGATAAAAGTGCGAAAATGTTTACGAATCCCTCCGACAAGCGGACGGAGGAATACATCACCGGCCGGTTCGGGTGA
- a CDS encoding phosphate transport system regulatory protein PhoU — MKRHFSEELAGLHEKVLRMGGLAEQMTRRSVQALVERKEDLLGEVRAMETQVNQLHIDIDEACLEIIALRQPAAKDLRFIAAAMKINTDLERIGDQAINIVQRAESLLSVPLLKPLIDIPRMAGIAEEMLKESLDAFVNGDADLAYANILKDDSVDQLKDQVFRELLTYMMSDPKTIPTAMDLILVSRHLERVADHATNICEDVIFMVKGKDVRHRGPLA, encoded by the coding sequence ATGAAACGGCATTTTTCGGAGGAACTGGCGGGGCTGCACGAGAAGGTGCTGCGGATGGGAGGCCTCGCGGAGCAGATGACCCGCCGGTCGGTCCAGGCGCTCGTGGAGCGGAAGGAGGATCTCCTGGGGGAGGTCCGGGCGATGGAGACCCAGGTGAACCAGCTTCACATCGACATCGACGAGGCCTGCCTCGAGATCATCGCCCTCCGGCAGCCCGCGGCGAAGGACCTTCGGTTCATCGCCGCCGCGATGAAGATCAACACGGACCTCGAGCGGATCGGCGACCAGGCGATCAACATCGTCCAGCGGGCCGAATCGCTCCTCTCCGTCCCCCTCCTCAAGCCGCTGATCGACATCCCGCGGATGGCGGGGATCGCCGAGGAGATGCTCAAGGAATCGCTCGACGCCTTCGTGAACGGCGACGCCGACCTGGCGTACGCGAACATCCTGAAGGACGATTCCGTCGACCAGCTGAAGGACCAGGTCTTCCGGGAGCTTCTGACCTACATGATGTCCGACCCGAAGACCATCCCGACGGCGATGGATCTGATCCTGGTCTCCCGACACCTCGAGCGGGTCGCCGACCACGCGACGAACATCTGCGAGGACGTGATCTTCATGGTGAAGGGGAAGGACGTTCGGCACAGGGGTCCGCTGGCCTGA
- a CDS encoding cob(I)yrinic acid a,c-diamide adenosyltransferase: MAKRKVERLPEKPRRGLVLVLTGEGKGKTTSCLGMAVRAVGYGMRVCMVQFIKGSIHYGELDGARRLAPEFELIPMGKGFVGIRGDTLPFGEHEAAAAKALEAARKKMLSGKYDVVILDEIHVAVHLGLVDLSALLSLIRERPEPVHLILSGRHAREEVILQAHLVTEMRNVKHPFDLGIEAEKGIDY; encoded by the coding sequence ATGGCGAAAAGGAAGGTCGAACGGCTGCCGGAGAAGCCGAGGCGGGGGCTCGTGCTCGTCCTGACGGGGGAGGGGAAGGGGAAGACCACCTCCTGCCTCGGGATGGCGGTCCGCGCCGTGGGCTACGGGATGCGGGTCTGCATGGTCCAGTTCATCAAGGGGTCGATCCACTACGGGGAGCTCGACGGGGCGAGGCGGCTGGCCCCCGAGTTCGAGCTGATCCCCATGGGGAAAGGGTTCGTCGGGATCCGGGGGGACACCCTTCCCTTCGGCGAGCATGAGGCCGCCGCCGCGAAGGCGCTGGAGGCCGCCCGGAAGAAAATGCTGTCGGGGAAGTACGACGTCGTCATCCTCGACGAGATCCACGTGGCGGTCCACCTGGGGCTGGTCGACCTGTCCGCCCTGCTCTCCCTGATCCGGGAGAGGCCCGAACCGGTCCACCTGATCCTCTCCGGCCGCCACGCGCGCGAGGAGGTCATCCTCCAGGCGCACCTCGTCACCGAGATGCGCAACGTCAAGCACCCCTTCGACCTCGGGATCGAGGCGGAGAAGGGGATCGACTACTGA
- a CDS encoding flavoprotein: MATVALAENVHWVGAKDPGLTVFDIVIPTGHGTTYNAYLVRGSEKTALIDCVKRPFAGELFRNIEEHLPVKQLDYVVINHSEPDHAGGLVELLERNPKVTVYLSRSAKTFVDNMVHAGYPFHLVNDGEELPLGGKTLRFLNAPFLHWPDTILTYLVEDRILFPCDFLGAHYASPEYFNDELKKPEEARQAFEFYYSTIMRPYKEHILKAIGKVRALPVDMIAPSHGPILRKDPLSYLDWYEERASVLSRVTGKKVTIVYASAYGNTAAMAEKAAEGVRAAGLSATLMNSIEVPMHKIIDEIEESAGFLIGTPTLNSNVPQPILMLIASLVYLNVRGMRASVFGSYGWSGEAIRTVQEILTSMRIKVEPEPVRVRMSPSEADLAVCVEFGKKFAEIVSGK, encoded by the coding sequence ATGGCGACCGTTGCGCTGGCCGAGAATGTCCACTGGGTGGGGGCGAAGGACCCGGGCCTGACGGTGTTCGACATCGTGATCCCGACCGGGCACGGGACGACCTACAACGCCTACCTCGTCCGGGGAAGCGAAAAGACGGCGCTGATCGACTGCGTGAAGCGCCCGTTCGCCGGGGAGCTGTTCCGGAACATCGAGGAGCACCTTCCGGTGAAGCAGCTCGACTATGTGGTGATCAACCATTCCGAGCCGGATCACGCGGGGGGGCTGGTCGAGCTGCTCGAGCGGAACCCGAAGGTGACCGTCTACCTCTCCCGGTCGGCGAAGACCTTCGTGGACAACATGGTGCACGCCGGCTACCCCTTCCACCTGGTGAACGACGGGGAGGAGCTTCCCCTGGGGGGGAAGACGCTGCGGTTCCTGAACGCCCCGTTCCTCCACTGGCCCGACACGATCCTCACCTACCTCGTCGAGGACCGGATTCTCTTCCCGTGCGATTTCCTCGGGGCGCACTACGCAAGTCCGGAGTATTTCAACGACGAGCTGAAAAAGCCCGAGGAGGCGCGGCAGGCCTTCGAGTTCTACTACAGCACCATCATGCGCCCCTACAAGGAGCATATCCTCAAGGCGATCGGGAAGGTGAGGGCGCTCCCGGTCGACATGATCGCCCCCTCGCACGGGCCGATCCTCCGGAAGGACCCGCTTTCCTATCTCGACTGGTACGAGGAACGGGCCTCCGTGCTCTCCCGGGTGACGGGGAAGAAGGTGACGATCGTCTACGCCTCCGCCTACGGGAACACCGCCGCCATGGCCGAGAAGGCGGCCGAAGGGGTGCGCGCGGCGGGCCTGTCGGCGACCCTCATGAACAGCATCGAGGTGCCGATGCACAAGATCATCGACGAGATCGAGGAGTCGGCCGGCTTCCTGATCGGGACCCCCACGCTGAACAGCAACGTGCCCCAGCCGATCCTGATGCTGATCGCCAGCCTGGTCTACCTGAACGTGCGGGGGATGCGCGCGTCGGTGTTCGGGTCCTACGGCTGGAGCGGGGAGGCGATCCGGACGGTGCAGGAGATCCTCACCTCGATGCGGATCAAGGTCGAGCCCGAGCCGGTCCGGGTCCGGATGAGCCCGTCGGAGGCGGACCTGGCGGTCTGCGTCGAGTTCGGGAAGAAGTTCGCGGAGATCGTCTCCGGGAAGTAG
- a CDS encoding rubredoxin: protein MNKWRCIVCAYVYDPAEGDPDNGVEPGTPFRSIPDDWVCPLCGAGKDEFEEITE from the coding sequence ATGAACAAGTGGAGATGCATCGTCTGCGCGTACGTGTACGACCCCGCCGAGGGGGATCCCGACAACGGGGTGGAGCCGGGGACCCCGTTCCGGAGCATCCCGGACGACTGGGTCTGCCCGCTTTGCGGCGCGGGGAAGGACGAGTTCGAGGAAATCACGGAGTAA